The SAR202 cluster bacterium genome contains a region encoding:
- a CDS encoding copper chaperone PCu(A)C, with protein sequence MSHCNLKLVSMLALAALLALLLAACDEDEPSATPVPPTATAQPAAKIGVQGAWARPASTTSPSSMTPAASMTPGMMGSGTPGAMMGSPTAGMMGSGATSAVYMTIVNDGNKGDALVSARSDVATRTELHESKMVDNVMRMSPVELIEVPAGGKAELKQGASTSCSWT encoded by the coding sequence ATGTCACACTGTAACCTGAAGCTGGTCTCAATGCTCGCCCTTGCCGCGCTGCTGGCGCTCCTGCTGGCCGCGTGCGACGAAGACGAGCCGTCCGCAACACCCGTCCCGCCGACCGCTACCGCGCAGCCCGCCGCGAAGATAGGCGTGCAGGGCGCGTGGGCCAGGCCGGCGTCCACGACGAGCCCAAGCTCCATGACGCCAGCCGCTTCCATGACGCCCGGCATGATGGGCTCGGGGACCCCAGGCGCGATGATGGGTAGCCCAACCGCCGGAATGATGGGCTCAGGCGCAACCTCCGCCGTCTACATGACCATCGTGAACGACGGCAACAAGGGCGATGCCCTCGTCTCCGCCCGCAGCGACGTCGCAACCAGGACGGAGCTGCACGAATCGAAGATGGTGGACAACGTCATGCGCATGTCGCCCGTCGAGCTGATCGAGGTCCCCGCAGGCGGCAA